A single Epinephelus fuscoguttatus linkage group LG13, E.fuscoguttatus.final_Chr_v1 DNA region contains:
- the LOC125899317 gene encoding trace amine-associated receptor 13c-like, producing the protein METLEESELCFPQLINSSCRKPKHSLTEAVLLYSLLSFISLLTVILNLLVIISISHFKQLHTTTNFLLLSLAVSDFFAGLFMFFEIFLTVGCWFFGDIMCVLHLYLSYIITAASVGNMVLISVDRYVAICDPLHYSTKVTVTRVKICICLCWIGSVLHNSLIMMDNLKQPGRYNSCSGECVIVINYIAGVVDLILTFIGPVTVVIVLYMRVFVVAVSQARAMRSHIAAVSLQRSVKVNAKKSEMKAAKTLGVVVVVFLTCLCPFFCSSLAGQDNLFGVTSVPLEAWLFYFNSSLNPMIYAFCYPWFLKSMKLIVTFRICQPDSCNANIL; encoded by the exons ATGGAGACTCTGGAAGAAAGTGAACTCTGCTTTCCACAACTCATCAACTCCTCCTGCAGGAAGCCAAAGCATTCACTCACTGAGGCTGTGCTTCTTTACAGTCTTCTGTCCTTCATCTCTCTGCTCACTGTGATTCTCAACCTGCTGGTCATCATCTCCATCTCACACTTCAA GCAGCTCCACACCACCACcaacttcctcctcctctctctggctgtctcAGATTTCTTCGCGGGCCTTTTCATGTTCTTCGAGATTTTCCTCACAGTCGGCTGCTGGTTCTTCGGTGACATCATGTGTGTCCTGCATCTGTATCTATCATATATCATTACTGCTGCCTCAGTAGGAAACATGGTGCTCATATCAGTTGATCGTTATGTAGCCATTTGTGATCCTCTGCATTACTCCaccaaagtcactgtgacaaGAGTTAAAATCTGTATTTGCCTTTGTTGGATTGGTTCTGTTCTACACAACAGTCTGATAATGATGGATAACTTAAAACAACCAGGCAGGTATAATTCCTGCTCAGGAGAGTGTGTGATTGTCATTAACTACATTGCAGGAGTTGTTGACCTGATTTTAACCTTTATTGGTCCTGTCACTGTCGTTATAGTTTTGTATATGAGAGTATTTGTGGTGGCTGTGTCTCAGGCTCGTGCCATGCGGTCTCATATTGCAGCAGTCTCACTTCAGCGTTCAGTGAAAGTAAATGCAAAGAAATCTGAGATGAAAGCAGCCAAGACTCTTGGTGTGGTTGTAGTTGTGTTTCTGACATGCCTTTGCCCATTTTTCTGTTCTTCTCTTGCAGGCCAGGACAACTTGTTTGGCGTGACCTCTGTGCCCTTAGAGGCCTGGCTGTTCTATTTCAATTCTAGTCTCAACCCAATGATCTATGCTTTTTGCTACCCTTGGTTTTTAAAATCCATGAAGCTCATTGTAACATTTAGAATATGTCAGCCTGACTCCTGCAATGCCAACATATTATAG